From Brassica oleracea var. oleracea cultivar TO1000 chromosome C3, BOL, whole genome shotgun sequence, a single genomic window includes:
- the LOC106333058 gene encoding myb-related protein 315-like produces MGRSPCCEKNGLKKGPWTSEEDQKLLDYIKKHGYGNWRTLPKNAGLQRCGKSCRLRWTNYLRPDIKRGRFSFEEEETIIQLHSFLGNKWSAIAARLPGRTDNEIKNFWNTHIRKKLLRMGIDPMTHSPRLDLLDISSILASSLYNSSSRHVNMSRLMMDGHRQHQQQQPLVNPEILEVATSLFSQNQNQNFVMDHDSKTHDNHTSYHHDVNQTGVNQYQTNHQELQYCLPPFPSEAHINDMDHHGEHTFALNLNTSVQDCDIQLFNDYASSNFVLDHSYLDQSFNFADSVLNTPSSSPTTLNSSATTYIKSSSCSIEDEIESYCSNFIKFDIPDFLDVNGFII; encoded by the exons ATGGGAAGATCACCTTGTTGCGAGAAGAACGGGCTCAAGAAAGGGCCGTGGACGTCCGAGGAAGACCAGAAGCTCCTTGACTATATCAAGAAACATGGATATGGTAACTGGAGAACCCTCCCTAAAAATGCTG GTTTGCAGAGATGTGGCAAGAGTTGCCGATTAAGGTGGACTAACTATCTCCGACCAGATATAAAGCGAGGAAGATTCTCCTTTGAAGAAGAAGAAACAATTATTCAGCTTCATAGCTTTTTAGGAAACAA GTGGTCTGCTATTGCGGCGCGTCTGCCTGGAAGAACAGATAACGAGATCAAGAATTTTTGGAACACACATATAAGAAAGAAGCTACTTAGAATGGGGATTGATCCGATGACTCACAGTCCGCGACTCGATCTCCTCGACATCTCATCCATCTTAGCATCATCTCTTTACAATTCTTCTTCGCGTCATGTGAACATGTCAAGACTCATGATGGATGGTCATCGTCAGCATCAACAGCAACAACCATTGGTTAACCCCGAAATACTCGAGGTAGCTACCTCTCTCTTCTCTCAAAACCAAAACCAAAACTTCGTGATGGATCATGATTCCAAAACCCATGATAACCACACGTCTTATCATCATGATGTTAACCAAACCGGAGTAAATCAATACCAGACCAACCATCAAGAACTCCAGTATTGCTTGCCACCATTCCCCAGCGAAGCTCACATTAACGATATGGATCATCACGGAGAACATACGTTTGCTTTAAACTTGAATACGTCGGTCCAAGATTGTGATATTCAGTTGTTCAACGACTATGCAAGCTCTAATTTTGTATTAGACCATTCTTATCTAGATCAGAGCTTCAACTTCGCTGATTCGGTCCTGAACACGCCATCCTCGAGCCCGACTACGTTAAACTCCAGTGCCACGACTTACATCAAGAGTAGCAGTTGTAGCATTGAAGATGAAATAGAAAGCTATTGCAGTAATTTCATTAAGTTTGATATTCCCGATT